CTCAAGATACCTTTATAGGCTCTGTGTTATCTCCCATATGGGGTCCTGGGAGGCAGACTGAGTATTAAACTGTTACTTGGCAAATAGGTGCCCCGGGGGAGCACTTGACACAGATTGTCTCCTCTCTAGCAATCACTATAGAGATGTTATTCCCTTTTTCTAGAGGAGAAAATGGAGCTGTTGTCTTCAATCCTTGTCCAAATGCATAGGTAGTGATCTGCAGAACAAGAATTCAAATCCTGGCTGTCTGGTTTGAgagcctgggctctgggctaCCACCCTTGCCAAACAGTTACTGGGCTGTGGGGAAGGAGCCAGAGATGCTTGTTAGAAATTCATGtcctgggccccaccccagatCTCCTGAGACAGAATTCCCCTCCCGTATGGTAAAATACAAAAAGCTCAGGCTACAGCGTGTCACAGTCTGAGTGCACTTCCTTGCCCCATGAGCTCTGTGGGCCTTGGCCAAGTTACTCTCTTACCCTTTTGGCTTCAGCCCCCTCATCTGAACTGAAGAAACAGACTCGGAGtaagtcctggctctgcctcttatAAGTGGGGTGACTTTCTCTGCTTCCACTTCTTTGTCTCTAAAATGAAGACAGAAGAGTCCCTAccttgttgtgagaattaaatgagctaatatttgtataaaatgcTTAAAACACTGCCAGGTGtttgtaaaactttttaaattctatatagGGACTCTGTCACCTTTTGTGACTTGGTTCTGAAGGCTGCTGAAATGAGAGCAATGGATTGCTTACTCAGTCTAATTATATAATCACTCTGTAGAGCAGagattagaaaatttttaaaatcctcaaaTGTATCACCACATTTAAAACAACTGTCAAACTGAGGCATTTGCTGTTCACCCCTGAAGATGCCTGTCTCAGCAGTGCCCCAGGGGAGGGAGCCTTCGTGGGTCAGGACCTAATGATGGGTGGAGGCAACTCCATTGCCACTATAGGGGACACTGGAAATCTTACATCTGTTGAAGCACTGGGCAGCTTCCCGCTCCTTGTGGGCACGAGGAGAATGTATTGAGCAACCCTAGACGTGGCACACTTTCTGTGGCAATGAtttcttattataaatttaaaagtggTCATTATATTTTTGCTTCTGCCTTCAGGGAGAGGAGGTACTAATAACCTTCATGGTGTTTACAGTCCTATGACAGTTACTTTTTTATAGCAGGCATCTGATTGATGTTTGTCACATGAACCAAAGAATGTTGACCAAGTTGGCATTCTGGGTGCCAACCTGTGGGCACAGTGTTTCAGGGCTCCATTTTCCTAAGCACAGAGCTGTTGTCTTCAATCCTCAGACAGTTATACGAGTGCACCTCCAGCCTATGCGCCCCTTCCCTCCGCACCTGTGGTTGTCACAGGGCTATGTGTGCTTACTGCCGGAAAGAGGACAGAGTCACAGactgtttaaaaatatgtatttattaaaatgtaattgtgTTTAATTCCCAAAGCTTAAGACCATCTTTTCATCTAGCCCGTGAGGTACTTGAACTTGGATATCATAGTCCACAGCAGCGATTTTCTCTCCCTGgatctcttctcttttctgtaaAGTGAAGAGGCTCAAATATCCAGAGTTCATCTAACTAAAAATGCACTGGCTTTGGTTTGACTGCTCACTGCATCCAGTCAGTGTCCCCTTGGGCTTAATCTGTATTTTCAGTGACTGAATTGTTTCCCCACAGGTCGCTATGAGTGGGCAGTGATAAAAGAGGAACCGGATAAGAGGGGGGCACTGAGGCCACGAGGAGCTCCCAGACACCTTGGCCTATAGATTGCTCTCCCCTGCAGGCAGTGCCGTCTGATGGGAGGAGCTCAGGACAAACTGCCTTTAGTTACTTGTCACTTATTCTCTCCCCAAGACAGGGAGACGGGTCTCAGCAGTTGCTGGCTTCCATCAGGACTAAGATGAAATCACTGCTTTGAAAAACTTTTTGTATGAATGTGCAAAACTGCCAATCAGGAGTTCAGTGGGGAAAATGTAAAATCTTAGTTTGTTAATGTGATCCATATAATAGACTATGTGTTCCAAAGGCACGAAGATCAAAAAGGAGCTATTTTGGTCTCTGTCCCCCAAAGACAGAAGAGGAAGTCCAGTGGAAGATGCTCCTGTAGATAAGgcacaaagcagagagagggtATCCAGGTTCTGTGGCCTTCATCACTCAGATTCCCATCTCCCTGTCCCAAAGATCTTTGGAAATTCATATTCATGAGTCACAGGGATGAGTCTAGGCTCAGCAACCCTGTCCCCAGGCTGTATTCTCTGCTTTCTCCCATTGGTCACAGCAGCCTTCTTAAGGCACCAGACTAGGCCCAGGCCCTGTGCAGGCTGGCCAAGGAGGGAGGTGGCTGCAGTGGCCTCTGAACTCCAGGGAGGAAGTGCTGGCTTCAGCTCCAAGTTGCCCAGAGCTGAGAAGGAGGTGAGAAACGGTCgccaggagaaaaaggaagagggtgCCCAGCTCCCTCCAGCCCTGAGTGCCTGCAAATCCCTCGCCAGCTAAACCAGGCGGAGAAGTGGGTAGGCTAGGTAGTAGCCCACAGCTGAGCCCAGGACCACACCGAGGAAAATCCAGGTGTTGTAGGACATTACAGCCAGCATCATGAAGTAGCCAATGACCACCTGAATGACGTGGACTAGAGACTGGCCAAAGTGACACAAAAACCACCTAGATAGAAAAGAGAACCAAGTTAATATTGGTAATGAGCTGGAGGCGGAGAGTAGATAACAGGAAGTAGAAAGCCCTTGAGCTGTAGTATGTGCTTAACCCAGGAGGGAGTACTCCCTGGCACCCCCAGTACTgcacattgaacccaggggcactttaccactaagctacatccccagccttttttaaaatttcaagacagggttttgctaagttgcccaggctggttgtgaatttgtgattctcctgcctcagcctcccaggtagctggaaaactgggattacaggcatgtgccaccattcctttTAAGAGGCTGCTTTTTAGAGAGACATCTCAACAATTAGATCTGAGTTTCCTGGCATCCTAAGCAAATGGGAAAATTATGGTATATGTAATCCATCTTATCTTATTAGGGATAAGAGGAAATCATCATTAAGGCAGATTTCCCCCCTGAACCTACTGTGGGAGGCAGGATGACAATGGAAAGAGCAGGGACTTTGGTGACAGATGAGTTCCTAGCTCTTCCATGTACTAAATCTGACCTAGGACTAATGTATTAAGCTCTCTTAACGTTAATTTCCTCATCAGTGAAACAGGAGTGGGAACTCCCTTGCACGGTGGTTGTGAAGATTTGAGACACCCTGTAAACTGGCTGGTGATGGAGCAGGCAGGCTTATTAAGCACAGGGGAAGCTGGAGCAAGGACAGACTGGGGACCCTAAGTCAACCAATCAGagtgggaaaggaggaaagaggggagCTCGCTCCCCCACCACGGGGGTTACATTGCTGACACCAATTCTTACCATTTGCTTCAGGACAGCTGCAGCTCCCCTCCTAGGTTTGGAAGCCTAGTGAGATTTGGAGGAGGGTTGGGTGGCCACCCATGTTGCTAGAAAGGGTCCTGCACTGGAGTTCTGAAATCACAAGTCCCTGCAGAAATCTGTCTGAGCCTCCTAATGGCTGTGGATAGAGCTTTGGCTCAGGCATCTGGATACCCGACTGCTAGTTCACCTTACTAACTGTCACCACTCTGGCAAGTCCTGGTCCTTCCCTGGGCCTGGAGTTCCTTTCTGCACACAGGGGCTGATGATCTGTGTCCAGCCCTCCTCTCAGGGTGAGTGTGAGGATCTGCCCGTTCCCCAAGCCCAGTGCCTGTACCTGAGGTTGGTGCTGCTGGCTGGGGGTGAGTCCGAGCCTGCAGAATCCCGGTCTGTCTCCAAGATGAGCTGCTGGCTGGTGCCAATGGGCAGGCTCATCAGAGTGTGGTGAAGGAGCTTGGCTTTGCCAACTTTGATGCCTTCATACAGCACAGCCAGGAGCAGAACCACCAGCACTGAAAGGGCCATGCCTGTCAAAAGAGGCTGAGTTGAGAAGTGGGTCCTGGTGCGGTATGGTCACTAAGTGACTACTTGTACTGATCATGTTGGCATATGTcaaaaaaaagctagaagaaaggatctTAAATGTCTTCACCacaaaaaatcataaatactTCAGTAAATAGGCTTATCCTGATTTGAAAGTTACACAGTGTACACGTGTCtatgaaacatcacatggtacttccaaaaatatgtataattttgggaagaagaaaggaaaaaaggaaggaagggaggaggaagaggccaaGTGGCAGGGATCTGTCTGGTCCGCCCAGAAGTCTGCACAATTGCTGTCACTGTCATTGGTGCATACAGCAAAGGCCTATTTATATGTAAGTACACCAAAAAAGCTGGAAGGAAGGATGCAGTAAAAGGGTCATAAGTTGCAGTAAAGGGGTCATAAGTTATCTCTGCAAATCAGGATACAGgtgagtttctattttctttttgcctaatTCTCTAACATGTTTTTCTGTTAGtgtgtattacttttataatggagaaaaaatgcTACTTTTCTTTTGCAAGTGGAGAGATAATAAATGGTCTACCTTAAAGCATTATATGGGGCTCTGTGACATAAGCAGTATCAATTTGAAATCTGCCCTGGCTTGCTGCCACACAGCTCCTCAAATCCTTGGAGACTTGCTGGTGGTGTCTTTATATGCTATTGAGATGACAAGTGGCTGGTGCTCCTGGATAGCCAGCCTCAGGATGGAGCTGGTTGCCAGGCAACCGACCTATAATTACAGGGTGGGAACTTTCAGTTCTACACCCAACCCAACCACTGGGGAGGGTAAGGGGGCTTAAGGTTGAGATGGTCACTGGTGGTCAATGACTTAATCCATCATGCCTTGGAAACTATTTCCTTAAACTCTGTGGGCCATTCTAGCAAATAATCAAACCAAGGAGGAGCTCATGGGAACCCTAATTTTATAG
The Sciurus carolinensis chromosome 14, mSciCar1.2, whole genome shotgun sequence DNA segment above includes these coding regions:
- the Slc31a2 gene encoding probable low affinity copper uptake protein 2 isoform X1, coding for MAMHFIFSDEAVLLFDFWSVHSPAGMALSVLVVLLLAVLYEGIKVGKAKLLHHTLMSLPIGTSQQLILETDRDSAGSDSPPASSTNLRWFLCHFGQSLVHVIQVVIGYFMMLAVMSYNTWIFLGVVLGSAVGYYLAYPLLRLV
- the Slc31a2 gene encoding probable low affinity copper uptake protein 2 isoform X2, producing the protein MALSVLVVLLLAVLYEGIKVGKAKLLHHTLMSLPIGTSQQLILETDRDSAGSDSPPASSTNLRWFLCHFGQSLVHVIQVVIGYFMMLAVMSYNTWIFLGVVLGSAVGYYLAYPLLRLV